In Gemmata obscuriglobus, a single genomic region encodes these proteins:
- a CDS encoding sigma-70 family RNA polymerase sigma factor has product MPVSTARVLRVIADEEQTDAELLGRFVDRRDEDAFALLVRRHGAMVYGICRRILPEQDAEDAFQATFLVLAQKARTAAPREVANWLYGVARRAALLAHRSIVRRKERTGDMPDRPAESDPLVELRAALDEELSRLPEAYRTVIVLCDLESRTRKEAALILGWPEGTVAGRLSRAREMLAKRLARHAPAVSVAAVLAGTPALPASAPSAIRVAALASSGRPTGPVAALTQGVLNAMLVSKLKSAIAIVMVLGLLAVGAAGLVDRRASAQVDKPPVEERTAPPPKKAPDFGDLQGRWVVVAMEGDGEKVPADVLEGMRWAIKGDQITASQPRSTGKMAFKLNPDKTPKEIDLTSLDGTLKGTTSPGIYELDGPKLRVCFGEKVRPTTFATAQGDGRTMIALEKEPFTAWGKEVGGLQAGLGIKEERAYRIGETVTLLVRVRNVGKETVKFEYIRQYLDENPPGVTGADGKAIPQATVAVMGVLHAPIKVSLEPGKEAVLETRIHGASGVPYELRSDGGTPMTKNHPLKVGTGKVVLQYERVLGSSSIGALKVDPMIARLSTGKLELEVSDQKDSISLPTHDGMRQLKGKDAEAYQTTNAWLAERLKEADSIKVGSTYADVTKHFRTDGGLAQVGKNRFVMILCPYIKIDVEFEKGGALAPTAKVTKVSRPYLEPEYAD; this is encoded by the coding sequence ATGCCGGTGAGCACAGCACGGGTCCTGCGTGTCATCGCGGACGAGGAACAGACCGACGCGGAACTGTTGGGGCGGTTCGTCGACCGCCGTGACGAGGATGCGTTCGCGCTCCTGGTCCGTCGGCACGGGGCGATGGTGTACGGGATCTGCCGGCGAATACTCCCCGAGCAAGACGCCGAGGACGCGTTCCAGGCGACGTTCCTCGTGCTGGCACAGAAGGCACGGACGGCCGCCCCGCGGGAGGTGGCGAACTGGCTCTACGGGGTGGCGCGGAGGGCCGCGCTGCTGGCCCACCGGTCCATCGTCCGGCGGAAGGAGAGGACCGGAGACATGCCCGACCGCCCGGCTGAATCCGACCCGCTGGTCGAACTGCGGGCCGCACTCGACGAGGAGCTGAGCCGCCTGCCCGAGGCGTACCGCACCGTGATCGTGTTGTGTGACCTGGAGAGTCGGACCCGCAAAGAAGCCGCTCTGATCCTCGGTTGGCCCGAGGGTACGGTTGCGGGACGCCTGTCCCGGGCGAGAGAAATGCTTGCCAAGCGGCTCGCAAGACACGCCCCGGCGGTTTCGGTGGCCGCAGTCCTCGCGGGAACGCCGGCCCTTCCGGCCTCTGCGCCTTCAGCCATTCGTGTTGCGGCTCTTGCTTCCTCAGGGCGTCCGACCGGTCCAGTCGCAGCCCTCACGCAAGGAGTCTTAAACGCCATGCTGGTGAGCAAACTTAAGTCGGCTATCGCCATCGTCATGGTGCTGGGCCTTCTGGCGGTCGGGGCCGCGGGCCTCGTCGACCGACGGGCATCGGCTCAGGTCGATAAGCCCCCTGTTGAGGAGCGAACCGCTCCGCCACCAAAGAAGGCCCCGGACTTCGGTGACCTGCAAGGCCGATGGGTGGTGGTGGCGATGGAGGGAGACGGCGAGAAGGTGCCTGCGGACGTGTTGGAAGGGATGAGGTGGGCCATCAAGGGCGACCAGATCACCGCCAGTCAACCGAGGTCGACGGGCAAGATGGCGTTCAAACTGAACCCCGATAAGACGCCGAAAGAGATCGACCTGACCTCGCTCGACGGCACGCTGAAGGGGACGACGTCGCCGGGCATTTACGAACTCGATGGGCCGAAGCTGCGTGTCTGTTTCGGGGAGAAGGTCCGCCCGACGACATTCGCAACCGCTCAGGGGGACGGGCGCACGATGATCGCGCTTGAGAAAGAGCCCTTCACGGCGTGGGGCAAGGAAGTCGGCGGCCTGCAGGCGGGGCTCGGGATCAAGGAAGAGCGTGCGTACCGCATCGGCGAGACGGTCACTCTGCTCGTCCGGGTGCGCAACGTCGGGAAGGAGACGGTGAAGTTCGAGTACATCCGGCAGTACCTGGACGAGAACCCGCCCGGCGTAACGGGGGCGGACGGGAAAGCGATCCCACAGGCAACGGTAGCGGTCATGGGAGTGCTCCACGCTCCGATCAAAGTGAGCCTGGAACCGGGCAAGGAGGCCGTACTCGAAACCCGTATTCACGGGGCGTCGGGAGTGCCTTACGAGCTCCGATCGGACGGTGGAACGCCCATGACCAAGAACCACCCCCTCAAAGTCGGAACCGGGAAGGTCGTCCTTCAGTACGAGCGGGTGCTCGGCAGCTCCTCCATCGGGGCGCTCAAAGTCGACCCGATGATTGCGAGGCTCTCCACAGGGAAACTGGAACTCGAAGTGAGTGACCAGAAGGACTCGATTAGCCTCCCGACCCACGACGGGATGCGGCAGCTCAAGGGGAAGGACGCGGAGGCGTACCAGACGACGAACGCCTGGCTGGCCGAGCGGCTCAAGGAGGCCGACTCAATCAAGGTCGGGAGCACCTACGCGGACGTGACCAAGCACTTCCGCACCGACGGCGGTCTCGCCCAGGTCGGGAAGAACCGGTTCGTCATGATCCTCTGCCCGTACATCAAGATCGACGTCGAGTTTGAAAAGGGCGGCGCCCTGGCCCCAACGGCAAAGGTGACCAAGGTGTCGCGGCCGTACTTAGAGCCCGAGTACGCGGACTAA
- a CDS encoding DNA methyltransferase, which translates to MDPPWFSQPSIGTRGSGSRVANGLRDYLDNFARVLQQCHRILADDGSIIVHAEPSLGQKFALLLEQIFRDNHVDDYILPQFGMNQGVRHAALLHYGKSQNTLLNDVCRPVEESEHVRNPDDDPRGAWRAVDLTTRMDRPMLQFEWRGHQPPIGRSWRYQLSELERLADEGRIHFSAGGSPPRLKAYQSERRSVPVGTIWDDLQPLRGGSAERVGFPSQQPVALIERVILRTSNPDDLVIDPYCGSGTSLVAAHRQDRCWIGCDSSPEAIELTRARLSTAGIAEGWHDRSAPDLMAIEAKPIFLRRVVTMVEDLNAAEVLIAEGESEFVEWKVSAYWNAFNSQKDEKNKEKLIRSVAAFLNSQDGGTILIGVANDGTLPGLIDDYKATNSQRPGRDSYELWMRQTLRDRLGKEFDPFVKIAFDEVRGQDVCIIRVAGGNRPACNLDKLPIRRGNQTVDLPLKEAIEYSRIRWPL; encoded by the coding sequence TTGGACCCACCGTGGTTCAGCCAGCCCTCCATCGGGACGCGGGGTTCCGGCTCCCGTGTCGCGAACGGGTTGCGCGACTACCTCGATAACTTTGCCCGCGTACTCCAACAGTGCCATCGCATCCTTGCGGATGACGGGAGCATCATCGTCCACGCCGAGCCGTCCCTCGGACAGAAATTCGCTTTGCTCCTTGAGCAGATCTTCCGCGACAACCATGTCGACGACTACATCCTTCCCCAATTCGGGATGAATCAGGGAGTCAGGCACGCTGCACTCCTGCACTACGGCAAGAGCCAAAACACATTACTGAACGACGTCTGCCGACCGGTCGAGGAAAGCGAACATGTACGGAACCCGGATGACGACCCGAGGGGCGCGTGGCGGGCTGTTGATCTGACTACGCGGATGGATCGCCCGATGCTCCAGTTCGAGTGGCGAGGGCATCAGCCGCCCATCGGCCGATCATGGCGATACCAACTCAGCGAACTGGAACGTCTGGCTGACGAGGGCAGAATTCACTTCTCGGCTGGAGGTAGCCCCCCAAGGCTGAAGGCGTACCAATCCGAACGGCGGAGCGTCCCGGTCGGCACCATCTGGGACGACCTCCAACCTCTTCGCGGTGGGTCTGCGGAGAGGGTCGGCTTTCCATCTCAGCAGCCAGTTGCTCTGATCGAGCGGGTCATACTGCGCACCTCGAACCCGGACGATCTGGTTATCGATCCGTACTGCGGCTCGGGCACCTCGCTGGTCGCGGCGCACCGCCAGGACCGCTGCTGGATCGGGTGCGACTCGTCGCCGGAAGCGATCGAGTTGACGAGGGCGCGGCTGTCCACGGCAGGGATTGCAGAAGGGTGGCACGACCGCTCGGCTCCCGACCTGATGGCCATTGAGGCGAAGCCGATCTTCCTCCGCCGTGTCGTGACGATGGTCGAGGATCTAAACGCGGCCGAGGTGCTTATCGCTGAAGGCGAGAGCGAATTCGTCGAGTGGAAGGTCTCTGCTTACTGGAACGCCTTCAACAGCCAGAAGGACGAGAAGAACAAAGAGAAGCTCATCCGCTCTGTCGCCGCGTTCCTGAACAGCCAGGACGGCGGCACGATCCTGATCGGGGTCGCCAACGACGGCACGCTTCCCGGCTTAATCGACGATTACAAGGCAACTAATTCCCAGCGACCGGGGCGTGACAGCTACGAGCTTTGGATGCGGCAGACCCTGCGTGACAGGCTCGGCAAGGAGTTCGATCCGTTCGTGAAGATCGCTTTTGACGAAGTTCGTGGGCAGGACGTGTGCATCATTCGGGTTGCAGGGGGCAATCGGCCGGCTTGCAATTTAGACAAGCTCCCAATCCGCCGCGGCAACCAAACTGTGGACCTGCCGCTGAAGGAAGCGATAGAGTATAGCCGGATACGGTGGCCGTTGTGA
- a CDS encoding phage protein, whose amino-acid sequence MKAAFEDTVRMVADALDSILAFEEVCDRGSDSGGWQSEELEAAFKKVVAARASLPALTQQWLPIESAPRDGTEILLFVPSLLQCPVVTGSVNKHGTVWIIYDDGMDGHGSATTQSATHWMPLPAARKQEGTE is encoded by the coding sequence ATGAAGGCCGCGTTTGAAGATACCGTCAGAATGGTGGCAGATGCCCTCGATTCAATCCTTGCGTTTGAGGAGGTCTGCGACCGTGGCTCGGATAGCGGTGGGTGGCAGTCGGAAGAACTCGAAGCCGCGTTCAAGAAGGTGGTGGCCGCTCGTGCGTCTCTCCCTGCACTTACGCAGCAGTGGCTGCCAATCGAAAGCGCGCCGAGGGATGGCACGGAGATTCTCCTGTTCGTGCCCTCGCTCCTTCAGTGCCCTGTTGTAACTGGCTCAGTGAACAAGCATGGTACGGTTTGGATTATCTACGACGATGGAATGGATGGCCACGGTTCCGCCACAACGCAATCAGCAACCCACTGGATGCCTCTCCCCGCAGCCCGGAAGCAGGAGGGCACGGAATGA
- a CDS encoding IS3 family transposase (programmed frameshift), with amino-acid sequence MAGKRKSHSAAFKAQVALAALKGDKTINELASQHGVHPTLIHGWKKQLLTGAEAVFASGAKGTGPPEDKTTELYEQIGRLKVELDWVKKKSAASAEAKRARIEAEHPELSVRRQCELIGLNRSTVYYEPTPESAENLTLMRLIDEQYTTCPFYGSRRLAAWLGTQGHEVNRKRVQRLLRIMGLEALYPKPKLSVGSGHKVYPYLLRGVAIDRVHQVWSTDITYIPMPTGFMYLAATMDWFSRYVVAWRLSNTLDGSFCQDMLEEALGRGKPEVFNTDQGVQFTAAAWVGRLERAGVAVSMDGRGRCLDNVFVERLWRSVKYEDVYLKGYESVPALESGLRAYFGFYNTERLHQSLDYRTPAQVYGVGATKAPTKQ; translated from the exons ATGGCGGGCAAGCGGAAGAGTCACTCGGCGGCGTTCAAGGCCCAGGTCGCGCTGGCGGCCCTCAAGGGCGACAAGACCATCAACGAACTGGCGAGTCAGCACGGCGTCCACCCGACCCTGATTCATGGGTGGAAGAAGCAGTTGCTCACCGGGGCCGAGGCCGTGTTCGCCTCGGGGGCGAAGGGCACCGGCCCCCCGGAAGACAAGACGACCGAGTTGTACGAGCAGATCGGCCGCCTCAAGGTGGAACTCGACTGGGTGAAAAAAAAATCGGCCGCC TCGGCTGAGGCCAAGCGTGCCCGGATCGAGGCCGAGCACCCGGAGCTGAGCGTCCGGCGCCAGTGCGAGCTGATCGGATTGAACCGCTCGACGGTGTACTACGAGCCGACCCCGGAGAGCGCGGAGAACCTGACGCTGATGCGGTTGATCGACGAGCAGTACACGACGTGCCCGTTCTACGGGAGCCGGCGCCTGGCCGCGTGGCTGGGCACCCAGGGCCACGAGGTGAACCGCAAGCGGGTGCAGCGGCTGTTGCGGATCATGGGGTTGGAGGCCCTGTACCCCAAGCCCAAGCTGTCGGTCGGGTCCGGGCACAAGGTGTACCCGTACCTGTTGCGGGGCGTGGCCATCGACCGGGTCCATCAGGTGTGGAGCACGGACATCACGTACATCCCGATGCCCACCGGGTTCATGTACCTGGCCGCAACGATGGACTGGTTCAGCCGGTACGTGGTGGCCTGGCGACTGTCCAACACGTTGGACGGGTCATTCTGCCAGGACATGCTGGAGGAGGCCTTGGGCCGGGGCAAGCCGGAGGTGTTCAACACGGACCAGGGAGTCCAGTTCACGGCCGCCGCGTGGGTCGGGCGATTGGAGCGGGCCGGGGTCGCGGTGAGCATGGACGGGCGGGGCCGGTGCCTGGACAACGTGTTCGTGGAGCGCCTGTGGCGGAGCGTCAAGTACGAGGACGTGTACCTCAAGGGTTACGAGTCGGTGCCGGCCCTGGAGAGTGGGCTCCGGGCGTACTTCGGGTTCTACAACACCGAGCGGTTACACCAGTCCCTGGACTACCGCACCCCGGCTCAGGTGTATGGCGTCGGAGCCACGAAGGCCCCGACGAAACAGTAG
- a CDS encoding NUMOD4 motif-containing HNH endonuclease: MIQKDAKFATEEWRSLPGLESTHQVSNLGRIRRIKAAGGCPAGRVLKPATNHKGYLCFRLTCEGEVYNLTAHGAVCAAFIGPRPNGATINHKDGDKTNNAPNNLEYATHYENFLHAVANGLRSNGIPKLTHQQVRELRSLKGTATSDQLATRFGVSGGTVRSLWLGLTWKHVL; encoded by the coding sequence ATGATACAGAAGGATGCGAAATTCGCAACAGAAGAATGGAGATCACTACCAGGCCTTGAGTCAACACATCAGGTGTCAAACCTAGGGAGAATCCGGAGGATCAAAGCCGCCGGTGGGTGCCCAGCAGGAAGGGTGCTAAAACCTGCCACAAACCACAAGGGCTATTTGTGTTTCAGGCTGACCTGCGAAGGCGAGGTGTACAACCTTACTGCGCACGGCGCCGTCTGCGCTGCATTTATTGGCCCACGCCCCAACGGGGCTACAATCAACCACAAAGACGGCGATAAAACAAATAACGCGCCGAATAATCTTGAGTACGCGACTCACTACGAGAATTTTCTCCACGCCGTGGCGAACGGCCTTCGTTCTAATGGCATCCCGAAGTTGACGCATCAGCAAGTTCGGGAACTGCGTTCCCTGAAAGGCACAGCGACCTCAGATCAGCTTGCTACGCGATTTGGCGTCTCCGGAGGCACTGTTCGGAGTCTTTGGCTCGGTCTGACTTGGAAACACGTTCTCTGA
- a CDS encoding alpha/beta family hydrolase — MNEKEQRFLATPEKGEVSALLIHPNDATHLLVLGHGASTNMRHATLRSIAERLAEVGIATFRYNFPYSEHGKGRDGQAVCTQTIRSAIEAAHKTAPNLPLLAGGHSFSGRMTSTAASESPLEGVAGLVFFSFPLHLAGKPETKRADHLAQVSVPMLFLSGTRDELAEMSLLKPVVQKLGSRATLHELDTADHGYKVLKKTRASNEDVFVEMARVVRDWAASFERT, encoded by the coding sequence ATGAACGAAAAGGAACAGCGATTCCTCGCCACACCGGAAAAGGGCGAAGTCTCCGCTCTGCTGATCCACCCCAATGACGCGACGCACCTGCTTGTCCTCGGCCACGGGGCCAGCACGAACATGCGGCACGCCACGCTGCGGTCGATCGCCGAGCGACTGGCCGAGGTGGGCATCGCGACGTTCCGGTACAATTTCCCCTACTCGGAGCACGGCAAGGGCCGGGACGGACAAGCCGTCTGCACGCAAACGATTCGCTCGGCCATAGAAGCAGCGCACAAAACTGCTCCCAACCTTCCCCTCCTGGCGGGCGGCCATTCGTTTAGCGGGCGGATGACGTCCACGGCGGCTTCTGAATCACCGCTGGAAGGCGTGGCAGGCCTCGTCTTCTTTTCCTTCCCGCTCCACCTGGCGGGCAAGCCCGAAACGAAGCGTGCGGATCACCTCGCACAGGTCTCCGTCCCGATGCTCTTCCTGAGCGGTACGCGGGATGAACTCGCGGAGATGAGCCTGCTGAAACCGGTAGTGCAGAAACTCGGAAGCCGCGCAACGCTGCACGAACTCGACACGGCAGACCACGGTTACAAGGTTCTCAAGAAGACCCGAGCCAGTAACGAGGATGTATTCGTCGAGATGGCCCGCGTCGTCCGCGATTGGGCGGCCAGTTTTGAAAGGACTTGA
- a CDS encoding VOC family protein has translation MPFKPDGYTTVSPYLIVSGASTTIEFLTRVFDATEIRRFPGEDGRIMHSEVQIGDTVVMIADGAEGWPPIPAHVHVYVEDVDATFKLALEAGATAVQEPTKKDDPDKRGGVKDAGGTTWWIATKVE, from the coding sequence ATGCCCTTCAAACCCGACGGCTACACCACGGTCTCCCCGTACCTGATCGTGAGCGGTGCAAGCACAACCATCGAGTTCCTCACCCGCGTCTTCGACGCAACCGAGATCCGCCGCTTCCCGGGCGAAGATGGCCGGATCATGCACTCCGAGGTACAAATCGGCGACACGGTAGTGATGATCGCGGACGGTGCGGAAGGCTGGCCTCCGATCCCCGCCCACGTCCACGTGTATGTTGAAGACGTCGACGCCACGTTCAAGCTCGCTCTGGAAGCGGGAGCCACAGCCGTTCAGGAGCCCACAAAGAAGGACGACCCGGACAAGCGCGGCGGGGTCAAGGACGCGGGCGGCACGACGTGGTGGATCGCAACGAAGGTGGAGTGA
- a CDS encoding sulfite oxidase: MSEAVSISASRSGLIIREKEPANLEFPFASLTPVTPTNEFFVRTHFPIPAISAKDWTLTVDGEVEQELVLTYDDLLRLPSVTAPVLLECAGNGRAQLVPKAKGLLWDTGAVGTAEWTGVPLSAVLEKAGVKKGAVDVILQGADKGEVDDPKSPGVVHFERSLPLAKAMRPEVFLAYKMNGKDLTPDHGFPVRAIVGGWYGMASVKWLTHVTVTAAPFEGFWQSLEYAYWKRERERPTLTAVTEVQVKAQIARPALSEAVPGGKPYRVFGAAWSGESDVVRVEVSTDGKTWSEATLLGESVPFAWRLWAFQWNVPEATGQYRVMARATDTKGHTQPVKHDSDRRTYMINFAFAVEVEVV; encoded by the coding sequence ATGAGCGAAGCTGTCTCGATCAGTGCCTCGCGGTCTGGGCTGATCATCCGTGAGAAGGAACCGGCGAATCTGGAGTTCCCGTTCGCTTCGCTCACCCCCGTCACCCCAACCAACGAGTTCTTCGTCCGCACGCACTTTCCCATTCCGGCGATCTCTGCGAAGGACTGGACGCTGACCGTCGACGGGGAGGTCGAGCAGGAGCTGGTCCTGACGTATGACGACCTGCTCCGTTTGCCCTCGGTAACCGCTCCCGTTCTGCTGGAATGCGCGGGCAACGGCCGGGCGCAGCTCGTTCCGAAGGCCAAGGGGCTGTTGTGGGACACCGGAGCCGTTGGCACCGCGGAATGGACCGGGGTGCCCCTCTCGGCCGTGCTGGAAAAGGCCGGGGTGAAGAAGGGTGCCGTCGACGTCATCCTCCAGGGAGCGGACAAAGGGGAGGTCGACGATCCAAAGTCTCCGGGAGTGGTTCACTTCGAGCGGAGCCTGCCACTGGCGAAGGCGATGCGGCCCGAGGTGTTCCTGGCTTACAAGATGAACGGGAAGGATCTGACGCCGGACCACGGTTTTCCGGTACGCGCCATCGTCGGCGGGTGGTACGGGATGGCCTCGGTGAAGTGGCTGACGCACGTGACCGTTACAGCGGCACCGTTCGAGGGGTTCTGGCAGTCACTGGAGTACGCTTACTGGAAGCGTGAGCGTGAGCGGCCCACGCTGACCGCCGTCACCGAGGTTCAGGTAAAAGCTCAGATCGCCCGCCCGGCGCTGTCTGAAGCCGTTCCTGGAGGGAAGCCGTACCGGGTGTTCGGGGCAGCGTGGAGCGGTGAGTCGGACGTGGTCAGGGTGGAGGTCAGCACGGACGGGAAGACGTGGTCGGAGGCCACGCTGCTGGGTGAATCGGTGCCGTTTGCGTGGCGGCTGTGGGCGTTCCAGTGGAACGTTCCCGAAGCCACCGGGCAGTACAGGGTGATGGCCCGGGCCACCGACACGAAGGGTCACACACAGCCAGTGAAGCACGAC